In Notolabrus celidotus isolate fNotCel1 chromosome 8, fNotCel1.pri, whole genome shotgun sequence, a genomic segment contains:
- the hdac3 gene encoding histone deacetylase 3 codes for MNNRTSYFYDPDVGNFHYGAGHPMKPHRLSLTHSLVLHYGLYKKMMVFKPYKASQHDMCRFHSEDYIDFLQKVSPNNMQGFTKSLNTFNVGDDCPVFPGLFEFCSRYTGASLQGATQLNHKICDIAINWAGGLHHAKKFEASGFCYVNDIVISILELLKYHPRVLYIDIDIHHGDGVQEAFYLTDRVMTVSFHKYGNYFFPGTGDMYEVGAESGRYYCLNVPLRDGIDDQSYRQLFQPVIKQVVDFYQPTCIVLQCGADSLGCDRLGCFNLSIRGHGECVEFVKSFKIPLLVLGGGGYTVRNVARCWTFETSLLLDESISDELPYSEYFEYFAPDFTLHPDVSTRIENQNSRQYLEQIRQTVFENLKMLNHAPSVQIHDVPSDMLSYERNDEPDPDERGAEENYTRPEAANEFYDGDHDNDKESDVEI; via the exons aTGAATAACAGGACGTCTTACTTTTACGACCCGGACGTGGGGAACTTTCATTACG gtgCGGGCCACCCGATGAAGCCTCACCGCCTGTCCCTCACACACAGTCTGGTGCTGCACTATGGACTCTACAAGAAAATGATG GTGTTCAAGCCCTACAAAGCATCTCAGCACGACATGTGCAGGTTCCACTCTGAAGACTACATAGACTTCCTCCAGAAGGTCAGTCCCAACAACATGCAGGGCTTCACCAAGAGCCTCAACACCTTCAACGTCGGAGACGACTG tcctgtGTTTCCTGGACTTTTTGAGTTCTGCTCAAGATACACAGGGGCCTCTCTGCAGGGAGCGACACAGCTCAACCACaag ATCTGTGACATTGCCATTAACTGGGCCGGAGGTTTGCATCATGCCAAAAAATTTGAG gcgTCCGGGTTCTGCTACGTCAACGACATCGTCATCAGTATACTGGAACTACTCAA gtacCATCCCAGAGTCCTCTACATCGACATCGACATCCACCATGGGGACGGCGTCCAGGAGGCCTTTTACCTGACAGACCGGGTCATGACGGTGTCTTTCCACAAATATGGAAACTACTTCTTTCCAGGAACAG GTGACATGTACGAGGTCGGAGCTGAAAGCGGACGGTACTACTGCCTCAACGTTCCTCTCAGAGACGGGATCGATGACCAGA gctACAGGCAGCTGTTTCAGCCGGTTATCAAACAGGTCGTGGATTTCTACCAGCCGACATGTATCGTTCTACAG TGTGGAGCAGACTCCCTCGGCTGTGACCGGCTCGGCTGCTTTAACCTCAGTATACGTGGTCACGG GGAGTGTGTGGAGTTTGTCAAGAGTTTTAAGATCCCTCTGTTGGTCCTGGGAGGAGGAGGGTACACGGTGAGGAACGTGGCTCGCTGCTG GACATTTGAGACGTCTCTATTATTGGATGAATCCATCAGTGATGAGCTGCCTTATAGCG AGTATTTTGAGTACTTTGCTCCAGATTTCACGCTGCACCCTGACGTCAGCACCAGGATAGAGAACCAGAACTCCAGACAG TACCTGGAACAGATCCGGCAGACTGTGTTTGAGAACTTGAAGATGTTGAACCATGCACCCAGCGTCCAGATCCACGATGTTCCCTCTGACATGCTGAGCTACGAACGCAACGACGAGCCCGACCCTGATGAGAGGGGAGCAGAGGAGAACTACACCAG GCCCGAGGCCGCCAATGAGTTCTACGATGGAGACCACGACAACGACAAAGAGAGCGACGTAGAGATTTGA